A portion of the Tenacibaculum todarodis genome contains these proteins:
- a CDS encoding methylated-DNA--[protein]-cysteine S-methyltransferase: MQTTYYKTPIGTAKIVGDEDGIQSISVIDDASATLSDQKEIPENLKNCITQLDEYFAGKRTEFDLKLNPQGTDFQQRVWEELPKISYGKVRTYLEQSKQLGDIKAIRAVATANGKNPIWIVIPCHRVIGSDGSLTGYAGGIWRKKWLLEHEGFLKQQSLF; encoded by the coding sequence ATACAAACTACATATTACAAAACACCCATTGGTACAGCAAAAATTGTTGGAGATGAAGATGGAATTCAATCTATTTCTGTAATTGATGACGCTTCGGCTACGCTCAGCGATCAAAAGGAAATTCCTGAGAATTTAAAAAATTGTATAACTCAACTCGACGAATATTTTGCAGGAAAAAGAACAGAATTCGATTTAAAATTAAATCCGCAAGGAACAGATTTTCAGCAAAGAGTTTGGGAAGAGTTACCAAAAATCTCTTACGGAAAAGTAAGAACCTATTTAGAGCAAAGCAAACAGCTAGGCGATATAAAAGCAATTAGAGCAGTTGCTACAGCAAATGGTAAAAACCCAATTTGGATTGTAATTCCGTGTCATAGAGTAATTGGCTCTGACGGTTCTTTGACAGGCTACGCTGGCGGAATATGGCGTAAAAAATGGTTATTAGAACATGAAGGTTTCTTAAAACAACAGTCGCTTTTCTAA
- a CDS encoding retropepsin-like aspartic protease: MKSLKKVLRKKKFIKIKLKKIVTNHLELEAKINGVKGRFILDTGASNSCVGLDLIEHFNLISEESEIKAAGAGATGMETQKSENNTLKIGKWKTDSCHLVLFDLTHVNTALTQHNAKEVHGIIGADILESGKALIDYDKKALFLKKLKKKRFKKYSKLSF; this comes from the coding sequence ATGAAAAGTCTGAAAAAAGTCTTACGAAAAAAGAAATTTATTAAAATTAAACTGAAAAAAATTGTTACCAATCATTTAGAATTGGAGGCAAAAATTAACGGTGTTAAAGGACGTTTTATTTTAGATACTGGCGCTTCTAATTCTTGCGTTGGTTTAGATTTAATTGAACATTTTAACCTGATTTCTGAAGAAAGTGAAATAAAAGCTGCTGGAGCTGGAGCAACAGGAATGGAAACTCAAAAATCTGAAAACAACACCTTAAAAATAGGAAAATGGAAAACTGATAGTTGTCATTTAGTACTGTTCGATTTAACGCATGTAAATACTGCTCTAACACAACATAATGCCAAAGAAGTTCATGGAATTATTGGTGCAGACATTCTAGAAAGTGGAAAAGCGTTAATTGACTATGATAAAAAAGCATTATTTCTTAAAAAGTTGAAGAAAAAGCGATTTAAAAAGTATTCAAAATTGAGTTTCTAA
- a CDS encoding TatD family hydrolase yields the protein MITDTHTHLYSEQFDEDRKTMMQRAKEAGVSRFFIPAIDSSYTESMLTLEQEYPNDVFLMMGLHPTSVKENYKEELALVKEWIDKRNFFAIGEIGIDLYWDKTFLPQQQEAFRTQIQWAKEKKLPIVIHCRDAFDEIFEVLETEKSDDLFGIFHCFTGTLEQAEKAISYNMKLGIGGVATFKNGRIDKFLNQIDIKQIVLETDSPYLAPTPYRGKRNESSYITQVVDKLVDIYGLTFEEISKITTQNSKDIFNA from the coding sequence ATGATTACAGATACGCACACACATTTATATTCAGAACAATTTGATGAAGATAGAAAGACAATGATGCAACGCGCAAAAGAAGCTGGTGTTTCTCGCTTTTTTATTCCAGCTATAGACAGTTCTTACACAGAAAGTATGCTTACTTTAGAACAAGAATATCCAAATGATGTGTTTTTAATGATGGGTTTGCATCCAACTTCTGTAAAAGAAAATTACAAAGAAGAATTAGCGTTAGTTAAAGAATGGATTGACAAGCGCAACTTTTTTGCCATTGGAGAAATTGGTATCGATTTGTATTGGGATAAAACCTTTTTACCACAACAGCAAGAAGCTTTTAGAACACAAATACAATGGGCTAAAGAGAAAAAATTGCCAATTGTAATTCATTGCAGAGATGCTTTCGATGAAATTTTTGAAGTTTTAGAAACCGAAAAAAGTGATGATTTATTCGGAATTTTTCATTGTTTTACAGGAACTTTAGAACAAGCCGAGAAAGCAATTTCCTACAATATGAAATTAGGTATTGGTGGAGTTGCAACCTTTAAAAACGGAAGGATTGATAAGTTTTTGAATCAAATTGATATAAAACAGATAGTTTTAGAAACAGATTCGCCCTATTTAGCGCCAACTCCATACAGAGGAAAACGCAACGAAAGCTCGTATATAACTCAAGTTGTAGATAAATTAGTTGATATTTATGGTTTAACTTTCGAGGAGATTTCTAAAATTACTACGCAGAATTCTAAAGATATATTTAATGCCTAA
- a CDS encoding fatty acid desaturase family protein encodes MKTINFSRVDKAKFFRTLNKRVNTYFKEHNIKRTGNWKLYTKAILMFAIFLVPFILILTIDMSQWIKLALTVLMGIGMAGVGMNVMHDANHESFSKRKWVNKLMGSSIYILAGNVYNWKVQHNVLHHTFTNVKDHDEDIDAGRIIRFSQHSKWFPIHKLQKYYSIFLYGLLTINWAITTDIKQMHSYLKRKLSYGKFPNPATEWTKLVISKIVYYAFWIVLPIAVLDVAWWKVLIGFFVMHYTAGMILSLVFQLAHIVPNTEMPLPDKDGNLEHTWAVHQLYTTSNFAPSNRLVNFYTGGLNHQVEHHIFPHISHVHYGKLAKIVKETAKEFNLPYNEYKTMRKAIVEHFKHLAALGKQPQTA; translated from the coding sequence ATGAAAACAATAAACTTTTCGAGAGTAGATAAAGCTAAATTCTTTAGAACTCTAAACAAAAGAGTAAATACATATTTTAAAGAACATAATATAAAACGAACAGGAAACTGGAAACTATACACTAAAGCAATCTTAATGTTTGCAATTTTCTTAGTTCCATTCATTTTAATTTTAACTATTGACATGTCTCAATGGATTAAATTAGCATTGACTGTTTTAATGGGAATTGGAATGGCTGGTGTCGGTATGAATGTTATGCACGATGCTAATCACGAGTCTTTTTCTAAAAGAAAATGGGTGAATAAATTAATGGGAAGCAGCATTTATATTTTAGCTGGTAATGTGTATAACTGGAAAGTACAACACAACGTTTTACACCATACATTTACCAACGTAAAAGACCATGATGAAGACATTGATGCAGGAAGAATTATTCGTTTTTCGCAACATTCTAAATGGTTTCCTATTCATAAACTTCAAAAATATTACTCTATATTTTTATACGGATTATTAACTATAAACTGGGCAATTACAACAGATATAAAGCAAATGCACAGTTATTTAAAACGTAAATTATCTTACGGAAAATTTCCAAATCCAGCTACAGAATGGACAAAATTAGTAATTTCTAAAATTGTGTATTACGCATTTTGGATTGTTTTACCAATTGCAGTTTTAGATGTTGCTTGGTGGAAAGTTTTAATAGGATTTTTTGTAATGCATTATACTGCTGGTATGATTTTAAGCCTTGTTTTTCAACTTGCGCATATTGTTCCAAATACAGAAATGCCACTTCCGGATAAAGACGGAAATTTAGAACACACTTGGGCAGTCCACCAATTATATACAACATCTAACTTTGCTCCTAGCAACAGATTGGTAAACTTCTATACAGGAGGTTTAAATCATCAAGTTGAACATCATATTTTTCCACACATTTCTCACGTACATTATGGCAAATTGGCTAAAATTGTAAAAGAAACAGCAAAAGAATTTAACTTGCCTTATAATGAGTACAAAACTATGAGAAAAGCAATTGTAGAGCACTTTAAACATCTTGCAGCATTAGGAAAACAACCACAAACCGCATAA
- the rsmG gene encoding 16S rRNA (guanine(527)-N(7))-methyltransferase RsmG, with protein MEIIQKYFTELTATQIEQFSKLQELYEDWNLKINVVSRKDIDELYLRHVLHSLGIAKVMQFKPGAKVMDVGTGGGFPGVPLAILFPEVQFHLVDSIGKKIKVVNEVVAGLGLENVKTTHGRVEEVKDTYDFIVSRAVAQMETFVRWNKGKIAKKQNHDLKNGILYLKGGDLTEELEKYTSATIYDLPDFFEEDFFETKKVVHLGMKFKA; from the coding sequence ATGGAAATTATACAGAAATATTTTACAGAATTAACAGCAACTCAAATTGAGCAGTTTTCTAAATTACAAGAGTTATATGAGGACTGGAACTTGAAAATTAATGTTGTTTCTAGAAAAGATATTGATGAATTATACTTACGCCACGTTTTACATTCTTTAGGAATTGCAAAAGTGATGCAGTTTAAACCGGGTGCAAAAGTTATGGATGTTGGTACTGGAGGTGGTTTTCCTGGAGTTCCGTTAGCCATTTTATTTCCTGAAGTTCAGTTTCATTTGGTAGATTCTATTGGAAAAAAGATAAAAGTAGTAAACGAAGTTGTTGCTGGTTTAGGTTTGGAAAACGTAAAAACTACGCATGGTAGAGTAGAAGAGGTTAAAGATACGTACGACTTTATTGTAAGTAGAGCCGTTGCACAAATGGAAACTTTTGTTCGTTGGAATAAAGGTAAAATTGCTAAAAAACAAAATCACGATTTAAAAAACGGAATTTTGTATTTAAAAGGTGGCGATTTAACGGAAGAGCTAGAAAAATATACTTCTGCAACTATTTATGATTTACCAGATTTCTTTGAAGAAGATTTCTTTGAAACCAAAAAAGTGGTGCATTTAGGAATGAAGTTTAAAGCTTAA
- a CDS encoding pyridoxal phosphate-dependent aminotransferase, with the protein MAHPLSDRINNLPTSQTLAMAAKARELKAEGKDIISLSLGEPDFNTPDFIKDAAIEAINQDYNSYTPVDGYVELKEAICTKFKRDNDLEYQPNQIVVSTGAKQSIANIAQVLLNPGDDVLLPAPYWVSYSAIATLSEANFIEIPSSIESDFKITPAQLEAAITPKTKMIFFNSPNNPSGSIYSESEYRALAEVLKKHPQIYILSDEIYEHINYGEKPFSFAKIEGMFDRTITVNGLAKAFAMTGWRIGYIGAPQWIAKACTKMQGQITSGTNCIAQRAAITAVLAPVEKVQYMVDEFKSRRNIVLDLLGKIDGLKINVPEGAFYVFPDVSSFFGKTIRNKKVENATDFSMLLLEEANVATVTGDAFGAPNCIRMSYAASELQLREAIKRIKEVLS; encoded by the coding sequence ATGGCACATCCATTATCTGATCGAATTAACAATTTACCAACTTCTCAAACTTTAGCAATGGCGGCAAAAGCCCGCGAACTAAAAGCAGAAGGAAAAGACATTATTAGCTTAAGTTTAGGAGAACCAGACTTTAATACTCCAGATTTTATTAAAGACGCAGCAATTGAAGCTATTAATCAGGACTATAACTCTTACACACCAGTTGATGGTTATGTTGAATTGAAAGAGGCTATTTGCACAAAATTTAAAAGAGATAACGATTTAGAATATCAACCAAATCAAATTGTTGTTTCTACAGGAGCAAAACAATCTATTGCAAACATTGCACAAGTGTTGTTAAATCCAGGAGATGACGTTTTATTACCCGCTCCGTATTGGGTAAGTTATTCTGCTATTGCAACCTTAAGTGAAGCTAATTTTATAGAAATTCCTTCTTCAATTGAAAGTGATTTTAAAATTACGCCTGCACAATTAGAAGCTGCAATTACACCAAAGACAAAAATGATTTTCTTCAACTCGCCAAATAACCCGAGTGGAAGTATTTATTCTGAATCAGAATATAGAGCATTAGCTGAAGTATTAAAAAAGCATCCGCAGATTTATATTTTATCTGATGAAATTTATGAACACATAAATTATGGTGAAAAACCTTTCAGTTTTGCTAAAATTGAAGGAATGTTTGACCGTACAATTACTGTAAACGGATTGGCAAAAGCATTTGCTATGACAGGTTGGAGAATTGGATATATTGGCGCTCCACAATGGATTGCTAAGGCTTGTACAAAAATGCAAGGTCAGATTACATCTGGAACAAATTGTATTGCTCAACGCGCTGCAATTACAGCTGTTTTAGCACCCGTTGAAAAAGTCCAATATATGGTAGACGAGTTTAAATCTCGTAGAAATATTGTATTAGATTTACTTGGTAAAATAGACGGACTTAAAATAAATGTTCCTGAAGGAGCTTTTTATGTTTTTCCTGATGTTTCTTCATTCTTCGGAAAAACTATCCGCAATAAGAAAGTAGAAAATGCTACAGATTTTTCTATGTTATTATTAGAAGAAGCTAACGTTGCTACGGTAACTGGAGACGCATTTGGTGCACCAAATTGTATCCGAATGTCTTATGCTGCTTCTGAGTTACAACTTAGAGAAGCTATAAAAAGAATTAAAGAAGTATTGTCTTAG
- the pruA gene encoding L-glutamate gamma-semialdehyde dehydrogenase, with protein sequence MARGFFNVPKAVNEPVKGYAPGSPEREELLATYKTMFNSNIDVPMHINGEEVRTGNTKNITPPHDHKHVVGQYHTADKSHVDTAISTALAAREAWSSVSWMERASIFLKAAELLAGPYRAKMNAATMIAQSKNVHQAEIDAACEMIDFFRFNVQYMTDIFKDQPASAPGIWNRVEYRPLEGFVYAISPFNFTSIAANLPASAALMGNVVVWKPSDHQAYSAQVIVDLFKEAGLPDGVINVVYGDPVMISDTVLSHADFSGLHFTGSTFVFKELWKQIGNNIHTYKTYPRIVGETGGKDFIWAHNSANPLQIATAITRGAFEYQGQKCSAASRAYIPTSIWSDVKKHLVAQTNELKMGSPADPSNFVNAVIHEGSFDKIAKYIDLAKADKDAEVIIGGNYDKSVGYFIEPTVILAKSPTFATMTTELFGPVMTIYLYEDSEWEASLKLVDESTEYALTGAVLSTDRYIVEKASKALENAAGNFYINDKPTGAVVGQQPFGGARASGTNDKAGSAQNLLRWTSVRLIKETFVTPTDYKYPFLG encoded by the coding sequence ATGGCAAGAGGATTTTTTAACGTTCCAAAAGCAGTAAACGAGCCTGTAAAAGGCTATGCTCCAGGATCTCCAGAAAGAGAAGAATTATTAGCTACCTACAAAACAATGTTTAACAGCAATATTGATGTGCCAATGCACATTAATGGCGAAGAAGTTAGAACAGGAAACACTAAAAACATAACTCCACCACACGATCATAAACATGTTGTTGGGCAATATCATACAGCAGATAAATCTCATGTAGACACTGCAATTTCTACTGCATTAGCCGCAAGAGAAGCTTGGTCTTCTGTTTCTTGGATGGAAAGAGCTTCAATTTTCTTAAAAGCTGCAGAATTATTAGCAGGACCTTATAGAGCAAAAATGAATGCTGCAACAATGATTGCACAATCTAAAAACGTACACCAAGCAGAAATTGATGCTGCTTGTGAAATGATCGATTTCTTCCGTTTTAATGTACAATACATGACGGATATTTTTAAAGATCAACCAGCATCTGCACCAGGAATTTGGAACCGAGTTGAATATAGACCATTAGAAGGATTTGTATATGCAATTTCTCCATTTAACTTTACATCTATTGCCGCAAATTTACCTGCATCTGCAGCGTTAATGGGTAATGTTGTTGTTTGGAAACCATCTGATCACCAAGCATATTCTGCACAAGTAATTGTAGATTTATTTAAAGAAGCTGGTTTACCAGACGGTGTAATAAACGTTGTTTACGGAGATCCAGTTATGATTTCTGACACTGTTTTATCGCACGCAGATTTCTCTGGATTACACTTTACAGGTTCTACATTTGTATTTAAAGAATTATGGAAACAAATTGGTAACAACATTCACACATACAAAACGTACCCAAGAATTGTAGGAGAAACTGGTGGAAAAGATTTTATCTGGGCACACAACTCTGCAAACCCTTTACAAATTGCAACAGCAATTACAAGAGGTGCATTTGAATATCAAGGCCAAAAATGTTCTGCAGCTTCACGTGCTTACATTCCTACTTCAATTTGGAGCGATGTAAAGAAACACTTAGTTGCACAAACAAATGAATTAAAAATGGGCTCTCCAGCAGATCCATCTAACTTTGTAAATGCAGTAATACACGAAGGTTCTTTCGATAAAATTGCAAAATATATTGATCTTGCGAAAGCAGACAAAGATGCCGAAGTTATTATTGGTGGTAATTACGATAAATCTGTAGGTTACTTTATTGAACCAACAGTGATTTTAGCAAAATCACCAACATTTGCAACTATGACAACAGAGTTATTTGGACCAGTTATGACTATCTATTTATACGAAGATTCAGAATGGGAAGCTTCATTAAAATTAGTTGATGAATCTACAGAATACGCATTAACAGGAGCCGTTTTATCTACAGACAGATACATTGTTGAAAAAGCTTCTAAAGCTTTAGAAAACGCTGCAGGAAACTTCTATATTAACGACAAACCAACTGGAGCAGTTGTGGGTCAGCAACCATTTGGAGGTGCAAGAGCATCTGGAACAAATGACAAAGCAGGTTCTGCACAAAACTTATTACGTTGGACATCTGTTCGTTTAATTAAAGAAACATTTGTAACACCAACAGACTATAAATATCCTTTTTTAGGGTAA
- a CDS encoding acyltransferase family protein, with the protein MPKRRHFETLDALRFFAFFVVFLSHCPLKEIPYLNYFSKSGGIGVSFFFVLSGFLISYILLFEKQQKEINLKNFFARRMLRIWPLFYGLILFAWATPYLLDFLNLSYSSEGYNPNWFSSILFLENYQMMLQNSFPNVSPLGVMWSVCIEEHFYIIWGILFYTVAIKNIPKLIIGSIIIANIFRLVYHNLSIEFIDVFTNLDLFAYGAIPAYLIIKKPEIFSYFEKLNPLIKHSFVVITIATVVIISNNNFPYWELYATTVLGVLFTILLVFTILKTNKLFISNNSIFSKLGKYTYGLYLHHTIFIKLTFRTIDKFIIIESAILRNITISLFALILSIIVSIISFYLFENQFIKLKKYFYKS; encoded by the coding sequence ATGCCTAAAAGAAGACATTTTGAGACGCTTGATGCCTTACGATTCTTCGCTTTTTTCGTAGTATTTTTATCACATTGTCCATTAAAAGAAATTCCGTACTTAAACTATTTTTCAAAAAGTGGTGGTATTGGTGTTTCTTTCTTTTTTGTCTTGAGTGGCTTTTTAATCAGTTATATTTTATTGTTTGAAAAACAGCAAAAAGAAATTAACCTAAAGAACTTTTTTGCAAGAAGAATGTTAAGAATCTGGCCGCTGTTTTATGGACTTATTCTATTTGCATGGGCAACACCCTATTTATTAGATTTTTTAAACCTTTCTTATTCAAGTGAAGGTTATAACCCAAATTGGTTTTCTTCAATTTTATTTTTAGAAAACTACCAAATGATGTTACAAAACTCATTTCCAAATGTTTCTCCTTTAGGAGTAATGTGGTCTGTTTGTATTGAAGAGCATTTTTATATTATTTGGGGAATTTTGTTTTATACAGTAGCAATTAAAAATATTCCTAAATTAATAATTGGTTCAATAATAATAGCTAACATTTTTAGGCTTGTATACCATAATCTTTCAATAGAGTTTATTGATGTTTTTACAAATTTAGATTTATTTGCATATGGTGCAATTCCAGCCTATTTAATTATAAAAAAGCCAGAAATCTTTAGTTATTTTGAAAAATTAAACCCTCTTATAAAACATAGTTTTGTAGTAATTACAATTGCAACTGTTGTAATTATTAGTAATAATAATTTTCCATATTGGGAGTTGTATGCAACTACAGTTTTAGGTGTTTTATTTACCATTTTACTAGTTTTTACTATCTTAAAAACCAATAAGCTGTTTATTTCAAATAATTCTATTTTTAGTAAATTAGGAAAATACACTTATGGTTTATACTTACATCACACCATTTTTATTAAATTAACATTCCGAACTATAGACAAGTTTATAATAATTGAAAGTGCAATTTTAAGGAATATAACAATAAGTCTATTCGCTTTAATACTGTCAATTATAGTAAGTATTATATCATTTTATCTATTTGAAAACCAATTTATAAAACTTAAAAAGTATTTTTACAAAAGTTGA
- a CDS encoding DEAD/DEAH box helicase — MQFSDLPLHETILRAIAQENYRTATPVQEKAIPLVLAKKDVIVSAQTGSGKTAAFALPIIQMLLDGQNSEKKKKRIKALVVSPTRELALQIEENFKNYSKFTDLKTTTVYGGVSLNPQKEALKEGVDILIATPGRLIDLHMQEQVDLRSLKMFVLDEADLMLDMGFINDVKKIESYCPQKKQTLLFSATMPEKIVALANRTLINPEKVEINPENTTAKTIGQLLYRLPKKNKTDLCLHLLRNTINGKILIFRRTKFGVDKLEQTLLKNDYKVGSIHGDKSQILRNQAIEDFKNKKTHILVATDVAARGIDISKIDAVLNFDIPNVPETYVHRIGRTGRAGKSGIAFSFCSPDEDAYINLIEELLGRPIKQVDDHPYPLVQPKNKKPSNTISKHKKSRKSANSKKNKKRWY; from the coding sequence ATGCAGTTTTCTGATTTACCTTTACACGAAACCATCTTAAGAGCAATTGCTCAAGAAAATTACAGAACAGCAACACCTGTTCAAGAAAAGGCAATTCCGTTAGTATTGGCTAAAAAAGATGTAATTGTTTCTGCACAAACAGGTTCTGGTAAAACTGCTGCATTTGCGTTGCCTATTATTCAAATGTTATTAGACGGGCAAAATTCAGAAAAAAAGAAAAAGAGAATTAAAGCCTTAGTAGTAAGTCCAACAAGGGAATTAGCGTTACAAATAGAGGAAAATTTTAAAAACTACAGCAAATTTACGGACTTAAAAACTACCACTGTTTATGGTGGCGTTTCTTTAAATCCGCAAAAAGAAGCTTTAAAAGAAGGTGTAGATATTTTAATTGCAACTCCAGGTAGGCTAATCGATTTACACATGCAAGAGCAAGTAGATTTACGTTCTCTAAAAATGTTTGTTTTAGATGAAGCCGATTTAATGTTAGACATGGGTTTCATTAATGATGTTAAAAAAATTGAAAGCTACTGTCCTCAAAAAAAGCAAACTTTATTATTTTCTGCAACCATGCCAGAGAAAATTGTAGCACTGGCAAACAGAACATTAATTAATCCTGAAAAAGTAGAAATTAATCCTGAGAATACAACCGCAAAAACTATAGGTCAGTTATTGTATCGTCTTCCAAAGAAAAACAAAACCGATTTGTGTTTACACTTATTAAGAAACACTATAAACGGGAAAATATTAATTTTTAGACGTACTAAATTTGGTGTAGATAAGTTAGAGCAAACCTTATTAAAAAACGATTATAAAGTTGGAAGTATTCATGGAGATAAATCGCAAATATTGCGTAATCAAGCAATTGAAGACTTCAAAAACAAAAAAACACATATTTTAGTAGCTACAGATGTTGCTGCTCGTGGAATTGACATCAGTAAAATTGACGCTGTTTTAAATTTTGATATTCCAAATGTACCTGAAACCTATGTTCACAGAATTGGTAGAACAGGACGTGCAGGAAAATCTGGAATTGCTTTTTCATTCTGTAGTCCAGATGAAGATGCATACATCAACCTTATTGAAGAATTATTAGGTAGACCAATAAAACAAGTAGACGATCATCCCTATCCATTAGTACAACCAAAGAACAAAAAACCGAGTAATACGATCAGTAAACATAAGAAAAGTAGAAAATCTGCTAATTCTAAAAAGAATAAAAAACGCTGGTATTAA